GACGGCTCTCGAGACGTCCACTGTCCCTGGCTCATCCTGGCCACCGACGACCAACTCACCGTCTTCGTTCTCGACGTAGACGTCGTCGGCGAACCCGCCCTCGGCGTGGGGATGCTCCGGGTTCTGGAGTCGTTCGGGCGTCGACGGCGCCTCCGGAAGCCCACCGTCGGGCCTGAACTCCCCCAGGGGTCGATCGATCGTGATCCCCCAGGTCGCGAAGAAGTCGTGGTACCGGTCGTAGTGGTCCTCGAGTTCGTCGGCGGGGAACTCCATCATTTCGGTCCAACCGTGGTTGTAGAAGTCGAAATTCGCCTGGATGTGCGTGATCTCGCGGGCCTCGGCCTCGGAGTACCCGGCGCGCAGGGCCTCGAGGTAGCTGTCCATCGTCGCCTCGAAGAGGCCGTCCAGGTGGGCCTTGCGCTCGTCGGCGCGGGCCGGATCGGCTTTCCCCAGGAAAATTTTCGTGTGGAGGCGAACGAGACCCGAAATGGCCACCGAGCGAACGACTGGGGTCTCGAGGGCCTTCCGGGAGGCGAAGTGACGAGCGTTCTGTCGAAGCTTCATGCCCGTGGGTTAGGCCGCGACCCTAATGAGCGATGTGGAGGAAGATCCGCGTAAACTTGCACTACAAAATCGATAGTGCCGTCGTACGGCCCGAGTATCCGGCCCAATTCGCGTGCATTGTGGAGGCAAAGTGCGACGATTCGAGATCGAAGGTAGTCCAGATAGCAACCGACTTTAA
This region of Natronosalvus halobius genomic DNA includes:
- a CDS encoding DUF6149 family protein, which produces MKLRQNARHFASRKALETPVVRSVAISGLVRLHTKIFLGKADPARADERKAHLDGLFEATMDSYLEALRAGYSEAEAREITHIQANFDFYNHGWTEMMEFPADELEDHYDRYHDFFATWGITIDRPLGEFRPDGGLPEAPSTPERLQNPEHPHAEGGFADDVYVENEDGELVVGGQDEPGTVDVSRAVGVNDESLEEE